The Eleginops maclovinus isolate JMC-PN-2008 ecotype Puerto Natales chromosome 3, JC_Emac_rtc_rv5, whole genome shotgun sequence genome includes a region encoding these proteins:
- the LOC134862241 gene encoding sodium bicarbonate cotransporter 3-like isoform X4 codes for MMTLWWPAVHIYSSAVFKYNFEGNDEEAVLDQGKTSSTLYTNFEKEELESHRAVYVGVHVPLGRETRRRHRHRGHRHHRKRRDRSDREDGQESPSNDTPSQRVQFILGTEDGDEEHIPHDLFTELDEITFRDGDFQEWKETARWLKFEEDVEDGGERWSKPYVATLSLHSLFELRSCILRGTVLLDMRASGIEEIADMVIDSMLASGQLEEAVREKVKETMLRRHHHQSEKKLSNRIPLVRSFADIGKKHSDSHLLERNGLLASPHSAPGNLDSKNSESRINGGNSRENSTDFSRVDMNFMKKIPPGAEASNVLVGEVDFLQRPIIAFVRLAPAMLLSGLTEVPVPTRFLFLLLGPFGKGPQYHEIGRSIATLMTDEIFHDVAYKAKDRTDLLSGIDEFLDQVTVLPPGEWDPSIRIEPPKSVPSQEKRKQPPAQNGSAHSCDIIKEAEHQAGPELQRTGRVFGGLVNDVRRKLPFLWSDVRDAVSLQCVASVLFLYCACMSPVIAFGGLLGEATKGNISAIESLFGASMTGVAYSLFAGQPLTILGSTGPVLVFEKILFNFCSDYGLCYLSLRTSIGLWTAFLCLLLVATDASSLVCYITRFTEEAFASLICIIFIYESLQKLVHLGKQYPINMHNQLDNLTFYTCRCSPPANASMEILHQRSKTNATSENIRWEELSVKECKEFGGVFEGSACGPLGPFVPDVLFWSVILFFTTFFLSSFLKQFKTKRFFPTKVRSTISDFAVFLTITVMVLLDYLVGVPSPKLHVPDRFQPTSSSRGWLISPLGTNPWWTLLAAAVPALLCTILIFMDQQITAVIVNRKENKLKKGCGYHLDLLIVAVMLGVCSIMGLPWFVAATVLSISHVNSLKLESGCAAPGEQPKFLGIREQRVTGFMIFFLMGCSVFMTSALKLIPMPVLYGVFLYMGVSSLKGIQLFDRIKLFCMPAKHQSDLIYLRYVPLWKVHVFTCVQLTCLIVLWVIKASAAAVVFPMMVLALVFIRKLLDFCFTKRELSWLDDLIPESKKKKEDDKKKREKEDAERMMEEVEEDAPYDISFPIQSLKGRADPSEVNISDEMSKSGIWRSMNCDSGRALKRCSRHKKSSKAALM; via the exons GGAAACGATGAGGAGGCGGTGCTGGACCAGGGGAAGACCAGCTCCACCCTCTACACCAACTTTGAGAAGGAAGAACTGGAGA gtcaCAGAGCCGTGTACGTGGGCGTCCATGTTCCTCTGGGCCGAGAAACTCGGCGGCGGCACCGTCACCGAGGACACCGACATCACCGGAAGCGTCGGGACCGCTCCGACCGGGAGGACGGACAAGAGTCCCCATCGAACG ACACGCCGTCTCAGAGGGTGCAGTTCATCCTGGGGACGGAGGATGGAGACGAGGAGCACATCCCCCATGACCTGTTCACCGAGCTGGACGAGATCACCTTCAGAGACGGAGACTTCCAGGAGTGGAAGGAGACGGCCAG GTGGCTGAAGTTCGAGGAGGACGTGGAGGACGGAGGCGAGCGCTGGAGCAAACCCTACGTGGCGACGCTGTCTCTCCACAGTCTGTTTGAGCTGCGCTCCTGCATCCTGCGCGGCACCGTGCTGCTGGACATGAGGGCGAGCGGCATCGAGGAGATCGCAG acatGGTGATCGACAGCATGCTGGCGTCGGGGCAGCTGGAGGAGGCGGTTCGGGAGAAGGTGAAGGAGACCATGCTGAGGCGCCACCACCATCAGAGCGAGAAGAAGCTGAGCAACCGCATCCCGCTGGTCCGGTCCTTCGCCGACATCGGCAAGAAGCACTCCGACAGCCATCTGCTGGAGCGCAACG gtctGCTGGCATCGCCTCACTCAGCTCCAGGAAACCTCGACAGCAAGAACAGCGAGAGTCGCATCAACGGAGGAAACAGCCGTGAGAACAGCACCGACTTCAGCAGG GTGGACATGAACTTCATGAAGAAGATCCCCCCCGGTGCAGAAGCCTCTAATGTGCTAGTGGGGGAGGTGGACTTCCTGCAGAGACCCATCATCGCCTTCGTCCGGCTCGCCCCCGCCATGCTGCTCAGCGGCCTCACCGAGGTGCCGGTGCCCACCAG GTTCCTCTTCCTGCTACTTGGCCCGTTTGGAAAAGGTCCGCAGTACCACGAGATCGGACGCTCCATCGCCACGCTGATGACAGACGAG ATCTTCCACGACGTTGCCTACAAGGCGAAGGACCGGACAGACCTGCTGTCAGGGATCGACGAGTTCCTGGATCAGGTGACCGTCCTCCCCCCGGGGGAGTGGGACCCCAGCATCCGCATCGAGCCCCCGAAGAGCGTCCCCTCCCAG gagaagaggaagcagCCGCCGGCACAGAATGGCTCCGCCCACAGCTGTGACATCATCAAGGAGGCGGAGCATCAGGCGGGGCCGGAGCTGCAGAGGACGGGGAG GGTCTTCGGGGGTTTGGTGAACGACGTCCGCAGGAAGTTGCCGTTCCTGTGGAGCGACGTCCGGGACGCCGTCAGCCTGCAGTGCGTGGCCTCCGTGCTCTTCCTGTACTGCGCCTGCATGTCGCCCGTCATCGCCTTCGGGGGGCTGCTGGGGGAGGCCACCAAGGGGAACATC AGCGCCATAGAGTCTCTGTTCGGCGCGTCGATGACCGGCGTGGCGTACTCTCTGTTCGCCGGGCAGCCGCTCACCATCCTGGGCAGCACCGGTCCGGTTCTGGTCTTTGAGAAGATCCTCTTCAACTTCTGCAG TGACTACGGCCTGTGCTACCTGTCTCTGCGCACCAGCATCGGGCTCTGGACGGCCTtcctctgcctgctgctggTCGCCACCGACGCCAGCTCCTTGGTCTGCTACATCACCCGCTTCACCGAGGAGGCCTTCGCTTCCCTCATCTGCATCATCTTCATCTACGAGTCTCTGCAGAAGCTGGTGCACCTCGGGAAGCAGTACCCCATCAACATGCACAACCAGCTGGACAACCTCACCTTCTACAC GTGTCGGTGCTCTCCTCCGGCCAACGCCTCCATggaaatcctgcatcagaggaGCAAAACAAACGCTACCTCGGAGAACATCCGGTGGGAGGAACTGTCTGTGAAG GAATGTAAGGAGTTCGGGGGGGTGTTTGAGGGCTCGGCTTGTGGCCCCCTCGGCCCCTTCGTCCCCGACGTCCTGTTTTGGTCCgtcatcctcttcttcaccaccttcttcctctcctccttcctcaaaCAGTTCAAGACCAAACGGTTCTTCCCCACCAAG gtgcgCTCCACCATCAGCGACTTCGCCGTGTTCCTCACCATCACCGTCATGGTGCTGCTGGACTACCTGGTGGGAGTTCCCTCTCCAAAGCTGCACGTTCCCGACCGCTTCCAG CCCACGTCCAGCTCTCGCGGCTGGCTGATCTCTCCTCTGGGGACGAACCCGTGGTGGACGCTGCTGGCGGCGGCGGTCCCCGCGCTGCTCTGCACCATCCTCATCTTCATGGACCAGCAGATCACCGCCGTCATTGTCAACAGGAAGGAGAACAAGCTGAAG AAGGGCTGTGGCTATCACCTGGACCTGCTCATCGTGGCAGTGATGCTGGGCGTCTGCTCCATCATGGGCCTGCCGTGGTTCGTGGCGGCGACCGTGCTCTCCATCTCGCACGTCAACAGTCTGAAGCTGGAGTCGGGCTGCGCGGCGCCCGGAGAGCAGCCCAAGTTCCTGGGCATCAGAGAGCAGCGCGTCACCGGGTTCATGATCTTCTTCCTGATGGGCTGCTCCGTCTTCATGACCTCCGCCCTGAAG CTGATCCCCATGCCGGTCCTGTACGGAGTCTTCCTCTACATGGGAGTGTCCTCGCTCAAAGGCATCCAG CTGTTTGACCGCATCAAGCTGTTCTGCATGCCGGCCAAACACCAGTCGGATCTGATCTACCTGCGCTACGTGCCGCTGTGGAAGGTGCACGTGTTCACCTGTGTGCAGCTCACCTGCCTCATCGTCCTCTGGGTCATCAAAGCCTCGGCCGCCGCCGTGGTCTTCCCCATGATG gtcCTGGCTCTTGTGTTCATCCGGAAGCTTCTGGACTTCTGCTTCACGAAGAGAGAGCTGAGCTGGCTGGATGACCTGATCCCGGAGagcaagaagaaaaaggaggacgacaagaagaagagggagaaggag gatgctgagaggatgatggaggaggtggaggaagatgCTCCGTACGACATCAGCTTCCCAATTCAATCCCTGAAGGGACG tgcGGACCCCTCTGAGGTGAACATCTCAGATGAAATGTCCAAGAGTGGCATCTGGAGGTCGATGAACTGTGACAGCGGCAGAGCTCTGAAACGCTGCAGCAG ACACAAAAAATCCTCAAAGGCAGCTTTAATGTAA